The window CAGCTGTGCATTTTCAATCTTATTTAACAGAAGTTCATAAATCTGCATAAAACTTTTACGCGGGTCCGTTTGATCATTTTTAAAAGCTATATCTATATCATCGCAGTATTTGCACATAATTATTCTTATAGCCTTCCTATTCTCTCAGCCTATTCATTTCTACTTTATACTCATCTTCAGATACGAATAAATTAAGAAAGTCAGAGAAACGCCCCAATTCTTCAATCTCTCTAAAGAATACTTCGTGATCCGTAGTATATACTTTGGGATTGCTAATATCTTTATCGCTTAGGCATATAAAGTAATAATTGGGATAAGAGTTGGATTCGCCAATAATTAAAAACTCTAAATCATTACAAGGAATTACTGAGCTTACATATTCTTTATGAATAAACCCGGAGTATTCATCATAGTCGGCTGTTCCTTTTGTAAAAGGAGTAAATTTTTCAGTTTTGTATTGTATCCTTGGATATGGGATTTCCGATTCAGGTAATATCCCTTCAGCCTTTATTCTATCGAGTAAATCATTTTCTAAGTAATCGCTAAAGTCCTGCATAAGATAACTCTTAGATAGGCTAATGCTTTCCATATTTCGTAGCAAGTTCTCGCTTTCAAAGGCAGATTTGCCGCCCAGTTTAGTGATTCTATCAATTATTCTTTTGTCCATAGTCTCCTTATATTCTCCCTTTCAGATATATTTTTATCAATCTCATTATCGGTCATTATTCCAAAATCAGGTTCATATATTTTGTCATATCCTCTATAAAATCATCAAAGCCTGCCAAATCGATGAGCTCTTCATGTTCCATATCATAGCTTGCAATTTTTTTTGTTTTCGGATTCCATACAATATAAATATGACTGTAATCTCCGAGAGAGCGGGAAAGTCTTAATAATTTTTGTCGGCCGAATTTAAACGGAATAGTATCAATCAGTTTGAAGAACTCAAGATATCCAAAGTCGGAATCCTCTAAATCAAAGTGTAGGTTTTCACCGGTTAAAAATTCAATTATTTTCTTTGGCAATTTATACGGTTTTAATTCATCCAATTTATTTTGTGTTTGATGAAACTCGGAGGGCTCTAATGATTTAAAATATTCCGCCATTTCCTCATCGCCTTTTTCCAAGGCTATACTATATGGACGCATTCCGTCTTTTTCGGCAATCTTAATGTCCGCTCCATGCTTCACTAAAAATTTACACATTTCCAAATCAACATATCTTGCAGCTACACACAATGGAGTCGATTGATCGGAATATACCATATCGGACTTATTGTAATTAATATCTGCTCCGTGCTCAATTAGAAATTCCAGAATTTTATAATTACGGTCAGAGACTGCGTGACGCAAGAGCTGTCCGCCGTATTTAGCTGCGGTATGCCCAAGTTCTTGTATAATCGAAAGATTATCAAAACGTTTACCATAGTACGTTTCTAAAAATGCTTCCGAACCTACGTTGTTCGTTACATCTATCTTTGCTCCATGGGAAACGAGAAACCTTATTACCTCTTCATTACAATATCTCACTGCGAGAAGAAAACTTGGATGCTCCTTTGCATTAAGGTTTGCTCCTTTTTCCGTCAGCCATTTTATAGATTGAAACTTTTCCATTATCAATGCAAAATCCAAAGGAGAGAGCTCGGTGTATTTGCCGACGCTGATTGCTTTATTAAGCTTCCATTCCTTTAATAGATGTTCTTCCAATGCAGAAATATTTTCATTTAGTACATCATTTAAAATTTGCGGTATAGATTCAAATCTGCCGATGTTTCCGATTGTTATCATACTTAAATCCTTGCTTATCTATTTCCCGAAGCGTATTCGCCCGTATTAATGTCTATGACTTCTCTTATCGGCTGTATGAGAGAATTTTCATATTGCACTTTCCATTTTATATCTGAATTCATATTGCCATCCGTAAGACCCGCTATTGTATTTCCGTCTTCTATCGGATTATCATTATCATAAATGTAGGATAAAACATTATATGCATGGTTTACAACATCATTCGGGTTTAAGTCGTGAAAATGATATTGAACATCAGGTAGAAACAAGGTGCTCATACCGAGTGAATCGACCAGCATATCGTTTGTCCCTTGAATATTAAAAAACCGGATGTTTACTGCATAATGGAGGAAGCGCATTTCTTTGGGCAATGTGCAGTTTAGAATATCTTCTCTCGTCAGCATTTTTTTAGATGTTTCGAAAACTACTGCCTTGCAAGACGGATATATGTTTACTAATGCTTCAACATAATTTACCAGCATCTCCGCTCTTTCTTTATAATCTAAACCGGCAGCCAACATATCCGTTGCCATTACTTGATATTTACAAGTTTCCAGAATTTCGCCGCCGTTCGGACAATTCCATAATTGCGTCGCTGAAACATCATCCATAATCGGTTTTTCAATTTCAGAACAGTTCATAATAATGAGCTGCGGAGGTACATTTAGTTTTTCCTTTTCATAGTGCACGGAATATTTTTGGGGAGCAAAACCTGCCATATTACCGTCATAACAAAAGCAATCCGTTTCGCCTAAATGTTCACACATAATTTTATGTATATGCTCTTTTTCGGGCATTTCACATTTTTCTTCCATAAGTAAATGAACCATAAAAATCATACCCGGATGGTCGGCAGTTTGACTCATATCCTGTTTGAGAATCTTGTCTTCTCCATTTGATTTTTTTTCTTTCATAGTATTACCTCTCTTTTAATCTGAAATTGATTCATATATTTTTCTCCCTCGGCACATTAAATTTATAAGTACCGTCTTCATTATCACATTTTGTCACATTATTATTTACTGCATTTTCATTCTTTTTGAACACAAAGGCATAGCCGTAGTTTTTGCTTTCTCTTTCAGTTTTCTCGATTTTTTCCAAGCCTATGAGGTCGAATTCATATTTTCCTTTGGGTATATCAAAACCTAAACGGTAATTATATGGCTCCATAATATCTTTCGGACCGGTTTTAATATATTCCGTGTGCTCTGTAATATTTTTTTTAATGTTTTCAAAATCATAGTCCAAATCATCGAAGCAGGAAAAACATATCTTATTTAAATCCCCCACTTCAAGATAAAATTTTTCAAATCTGCATACTTCTTTAAATCCTTCAGGTATGACAGCTTCTTCATTTATAGAGGCGAATATATGATAATCAAAAGAATTGATTCGATAAAATGGGACAAGCTTGCCTTTTTCTACAAGCTCCGGAAAAAGCTCGAAGTTCTTTTGCAGATAGCTTAAAAGCTTCTTTGCCCTGCATTTTTTTGAAGCAAGATATCCCGTAAGCAAATCAATAGGTATAATAGCCATTCCGTAACCGTCTGTTGTTAATTCTCCGATATAGTGCATTATCATCTCCTCCGTTATTTCTTTTCTTCGATAAAATCAATTACATCCGACCAACCGTCATCTTTTGCATCATAAGCCCAGCGTTTATCCGTCAAGGATTCAAGAGCATCAATGCTTTTATGCAAAGTCTCGGACATTTCTTTTCTCTTATCTGCAGGAATCGAATTTAAATATGTATCGCTTATTTTGAATCTGACATTTTGAAGAAAATTGACCGTATCTATATAGGTGCTGGAATATTCAAAAACCGTATTTTCAGGAAAACATTTTATCACGTTTTCAAAGGCCGCTTTCATATCGGGTAATTTTAATGCGGCCAATGTGTCGGGAACATAACGGATAAGCTGAGGATAATTACAGATAAATTCCCACCAACCGTCACCCTTCCAATTTCCTATGATGTTAACGGCAATATAAAAAAGAAATAAATCCTCATCGGTTTGATTTTTAATTTCTTCTATTTCTCCGATTTTCCATAGTTTATCCGACACTTCTGCAAAGAAGCTTTCATTAAAATTTTTTTGATTTTTAATCAATTCTTTCAGTGTAAGCATTTTATTTCTCCTATTTTAATATTTCGAAACATCAAATCCTATTTTCTTTAAACTGCTCATTTGTTTTTGTTGATGTTCTGCAGTGCCGGCTCCGGTTAGAACGTCGCTGTAAATTTCACTTGCAGGCCAATCATCGTAATAATTATTGAGGAACTGAGGGACTTTTTCGTACATAGGTTGAATGATTGAAATAAAGCCCTGTTTAAGGAATTGAATATATGTTTTTTCATCAAGTATTTCAGTATGGCCGTATTTGTCAAATGAAGTTCGGCGGTTGAGTGCACCCTCAATGTCCCAAGGTGTAAATACAACTAAATGCAGAGGTCGGCTCCAGCGTTCAATATCCGTTTTATCGGGCGAAGGAAAAAGCTTTTTCCAAAAGCCTCGTTTTACTGCATAGCTGCCGGTAGAAATATACAGGCGGTACGGTGTATTTTCAAACGCTTCTTCTGATATTTCACCGGAAAGGGGGGCGAATACTCCGTATAAATCGCAATTTAAAAGGCGGGCATAATAGGATTTTTTGCCTGCATCTATTTCGTAAATTGCACCAAGTTCGTATCGTGCCATTTCATACCTCCCATAAAAACTTTTTGCAAGGATTAGCAAATCTTGAAAAAAGCTTAACTTTCCCCGAATATTCGGGAAAAGAGTTTTTTCATTTCTCTTGCATATTTGACCGCATCCGGAATACGCAGTCTTTTATAATAATCTGCTAAAATTTCAGGATGATTTTTTAATATATCGAATTCCAGCATATACATGGCTAAACATGACTTTGTATATTTGCCGACTGAAATAAGTTTTGATTTTTCATCTTCATCAAGTTCTTCTTCCGGAGCAAATTCGCCGTCAGGATATTCATCCGGCGTATCATTACTGTACTTCCAAAATTCTTTTGTCCAAAGAACAATATCGCTTTTATTTTCTTTGATTAGATGCAAATACCATTCGGCCAGTTCTTTTTCGGTAGATAATTTACAAGTAAAACCTTCCAATAGAAATTGACGTTGTTTTAATCTATCATGTAATCGGGAAATTTCAATATCCTTGATTTTTTCTTCAATACTTGCCGGGTCCGTAAGCCGAATCAGCTCCGAATAGATTTCGCTGTCTAAAAATTTTTTTAAAGTATTTGTTTCTTTTGCCATGTAAAAGCCCTTCACCAATTAAATATTGTTTATATTATATCATTTTAAAGCTGTTTTTTCTATATATTAGAGTAGTTGTTTTTATATTTTTACTATATAGAAAAATACCGTAAAATCATGTATAATTTGATAAAGTAAAACCGGATATTACTTATGTTCGGATTAGGAGAGAGGAAATAAATGACCGCTAAAAAATTTGCTCAGTATATGGAAAAACAATGCAAGGGAATAAATAATTTTTCACTGGAAGCCATTTTTGAAGAGTATATTGTACTTGTGTCAGGGAAACGAATCGGAGTGCTGTATCAGGAAAAGTTTTATGTCCTTTATGCACCAACTTTTGAAAAAACTGAAAATATATTGCCTTGTTTTAAACCGGTAAATTTATTTAATTGGAAGTATTATCAATTTATTGAAGTTACAAATCTTGAAGATAAGGAGAACCTTGAAAAAATCATACATTATGTCTATCATGAATTATATTTTCTAAAAGAAGTTGTCATTGATATAGGATTTATATTTCAAAGTTATAGAGGCTATCCCGAAACCATTTATACACTATATGAAGAAAATCTTACATTTCTTAATTTTGCCTATGAAAAAAAGCTGATAAAGGAAAATCCTGTAGACAGAGAAGGCCGAATTATAAAACTCTTATATACGAATCTCGATTTAACCGAAACCGGACAGAAAATTTTATATGACTTATATAATAAATGGCTGACCTATACGGATAAAAATGATGCCGATTCTTTAAAAAGAGCATGGAATATAAAACAATTAGAAAAGTATTATCAAAAACTGGAGGTATAAAAGTAGATAGATGAACACGATAATGGATAACTCAAATTGTAATATTCAAGAATGGGTAAATTTGAATTCTTATACCGACAGTAAAGGCTGGAAGGGATATTGCAGAAGAAATAAACCTTTCACTATTTTTCGTGCAAATAAAATAGTCAGGTGTTTTATGCATTTTTTTAGAAAATATACAAATAATATAATCATAATTTCTAATATTTTCAAAGTAAAAGAATATAATCTAAATAACAGCAACATAAACAATTACATAAAATACATAGAAAAGTATTTAATTGATTTTGGATATATAGAAACAATTAGCGCTTCTATTTACGATAATGATAATTGTTTATCTTTGGGATTCAAAAAATTTCTCACTACGGATTATGATATTATATCTATGTTCTCTTTGTTAATGATGATGGATGAAGGAATTGACGGGCATTGTTTTTTTGTTTTTGATGAATTAGGATTTATTGCTTATCCTCATGATGATACAGGTTTTGGATTTATACGCATCAAAAATACGAAAGTTCACTATGAGGATATGTTTCTTAAAAGTGTATCTCAATTTTCAGATTTTACTAGTGTTGTTAAGGGCAATATCTTGATACCGAAATAGAATTAGTATATAATTACAAGCGTTTCGATGGTGTGGAGTTGATGGAACAGGGTAAACTACCTATAATAAATTAGGCAAGGGAAAAAAATCCCTACTCTTCACGTAAATTTAAAAAATGGGGATGTTTGAGAACCTACTGATGATAAATTTCCAAATAATGAACGATTTAAAAATAGAAATAGTTGTAAAGGATAGGATATGCGCAGTATAGTAGATTGGTTACAAGACTGGACAAAAACTCAAATTGACGGCGACTGGGAACACGAGCAGGGTATTTCTATTGGTATGTTAGATAATCCTGGCTGGATTTTAAGGGCTGATATAAGTAATTATGGCGATTTTTTAAAAGCAAGCGAGCCTTTGGGCAGAGACAATGATGAAGATTGGATAGATTTCGAAATAAGAATAATTGCTAAAACTTATGTCTACATTGAAATTTTTGGGGATATTAA of the Treponema denticola ATCC 35405 genome contains:
- a CDS encoding ankyrin repeat domain-containing protein, which encodes MITIGNIGRFESIPQILNDVLNENISALEEHLLKEWKLNKAISVGKYTELSPLDFALIMEKFQSIKWLTEKGANLNAKEHPSFLLAVRYCNEEVIRFLVSHGAKIDVTNNVGSEAFLETYYGKRFDNLSIIQELGHTAAKYGGQLLRHAVSDRNYKILEFLIEHGADINYNKSDMVYSDQSTPLCVAARYVDLEMCKFLVKHGADIKIAEKDGMRPYSIALEKGDEEMAEYFKSLEPSEFHQTQNKLDELKPYKLPKKIIEFLTGENLHFDLEDSDFGYLEFFKLIDTIPFKFGRQKLLRLSRSLGDYSHIYIVWNPKTKKIASYDMEHEELIDLAGFDDFIEDMTKYMNLILE
- a CDS encoding DUF4261 domain-containing protein, translating into MKEKKSNGEDKILKQDMSQTADHPGMIFMVHLLMEEKCEMPEKEHIHKIMCEHLGETDCFCYDGNMAGFAPQKYSVHYEKEKLNVPPQLIIMNCSEIEKPIMDDVSATQLWNCPNGGEILETCKYQVMATDMLAAGLDYKERAEMLVNYVEALVNIYPSCKAVVFETSKKMLTREDILNCTLPKEMRFLHYAVNIRFFNIQGTNDMLVDSLGMSTLFLPDVQYHFHDLNPNDVVNHAYNVLSYIYDNDNPIEDGNTIAGLTDGNMNSDIKWKVQYENSLIQPIREVIDINTGEYASGNR
- a CDS encoding immunity 53 family protein; this encodes MRSIVDWLQDWTKTQIDGDWEHEQGISIGMLDNPGWILRADISNYGDFLKASEPLGRDNDEDWIDFEIRIIAKTYVYIEIFGDINKLNQILHSFKAIIEELEEIEKRGIGILSSQRIKEIIDSVSQSLKKKS